One region of Flavobacterium sp. KACC 22763 genomic DNA includes:
- a CDS encoding SusE domain-containing protein, with protein MKKYINKLAALLALVIVATSCESDAELTVLKSVSFPSAITSSASKIVLTEDTADDTATTISWPAVVFPIEAPVLYTVQFDLPANTSGSKAWLTAKTFEAGNDVLSKSFTVRDLNKIATDLGLQPNVDGKLAVRVVAAMDRNIYSDPIEITVTPYEKAVAFGEIFMPGDYQGWAVETAAALTAIEKGIYQGYMTAEGTALAFKLNTARTWAEFYGAGATNEDLVRMDDDNLFLPSAGSYQIKVNLNTLKWSATPYAWGIVGTAQSGGWDNSTPMSYDHQTKTWKVTADLVPGALKFRLNNKWDVNYGPKDATTNTINRDDQGSYTITEAGTYEVTFTIEETDPNTNGYPATATCSIVKK; from the coding sequence ATGAAAAAATATATAAATAAATTAGCAGCATTACTGGCATTAGTAATCGTAGCTACTTCTTGTGAATCTGATGCGGAATTAACCGTTTTAAAATCGGTTAGTTTTCCCTCTGCAATTACATCCTCTGCAAGTAAAATTGTGCTTACAGAAGATACAGCCGACGATACTGCAACAACTATTTCTTGGCCAGCTGTTGTTTTCCCGATTGAAGCACCTGTTTTATACACAGTTCAATTTGATCTTCCAGCAAATACTTCTGGTAGTAAGGCTTGGTTAACTGCTAAAACATTTGAAGCAGGAAACGATGTTTTGAGTAAATCTTTTACAGTTCGTGATTTGAATAAAATTGCAACAGATCTAGGATTACAACCAAATGTAGACGGAAAACTAGCAGTAAGAGTCGTGGCTGCCATGGATAGAAATATTTATTCAGATCCAATTGAGATAACGGTCACTCCTTACGAAAAAGCAGTTGCTTTTGGCGAAATTTTTATGCCTGGTGATTATCAAGGTTGGGCAGTCGAAACTGCTGCGGCTTTAACAGCAATAGAAAAAGGAATCTATCAAGGATATATGACTGCTGAAGGTACTGCATTAGCATTCAAATTAAATACTGCCAGAACATGGGCTGAATTTTATGGTGCAGGTGCTACTAATGAAGATTTAGTTAGAATGGATGATGATAATTTATTTCTTCCAAGTGCAGGTTCATACCAAATTAAAGTAAATTTGAACACGCTAAAATGGTCTGCTACTCCTTATGCATGGGGAATTGTTGGAACTGCTCAATCTGGAGGATGGGACAATAGCACGCCAATGAGTTATGATCATCAAACTAAAACATGGAAAGTAACAGCAGACTTAGTTCCTGGAGCATTGAAATTCAGATTGAACAACAAATGGGACGTTAATTACGGACCTAAAGATGCTACAACAAATACCATCAATCGTGACGATCAAGGCTCTTATACCATTACTGAAGCTGGAACTTATGAAGTTACGTTCACTATTGAAGAAACAGATCCAAACACAAATGGCTATCCTGCAACAGCAACTTGCAGCATAGTTAAAAAATAA
- a CDS encoding TonB-dependent receptor, whose product MKLTTLLILVAMFNIKASTYAQKTKVTLELNNSTIEKVIETIEQKTDFRFIYKMNDVDLDRTVSISVKEQSIYVVLDRIFKGTPTEFKIRDTQIILKKPELKTQNIEDEKETISGIVTDENGAPLPGASIIEEGTKNSVVTDFDGKFKLTVESSSSIIAVSFVGYKTKKVPAGNGILNIQLEPDATNLQEVVLVGYGSVTKKDVTGAVSTINAKEMNQGAIVNPLQLISGKAAGVNINQIGSEPGSGPSVRIRGVSSLIGGSDPLVVVDGIQGNLDLLNSIPPTEIESIDILKDASATAVYGSRGAAGVIIVRTKTNKTGKTTFEYVGSSSIDFIPKKLDFLNADQWWTAAQSVGVPASANHGANTDWYGILTQTGFTQTHTLSFGGGSEKFSNHGSVSAILQDGVVINSNNKKYIARLQATQKALDDKLTLTYSLTNGISNTASSVQSIGRVNQVSNLISQAYQMRPTDPVFESDGTTYYTDPNLFQYLNPYAAQQEITNEGKYDNLFGSLKADLDIVDGLQAGWFGSWRKANNSIGFYNPAKSTDANAINQKGFGNINNTRQEEKLMDISLNYKKTFGVHSINALALYEWQYQSKQENYSQVRGFINDLATYNNLQLGDISKALPGDIKSSKEDRTLASFLARVNYSLLDRYLVTASIRRDGSSVFGENNKWGNFPSASVAWQIAKESFMANQSVVNDLKLRVGYGVTGNQQGLKPLSSLSLVGASGTTYFGGSQIPNYNITQNGNPDLKWETKKQTNIGLDFSLIDSRLRGTIDVYTATTDNLLFDYTVPQPPYPHDKIKANVGSIRNKGLEVALAYDVIRNENTTFTLAGNVSFMSNEVLNLSGSINGVALNTDYVSWGAPNSYLIKGQPIGTFNILQHQGKDAANAETVVDQNGDGVIDQGSMSLDRVMQGSALPTYTFAFNPTLRYKKFDASILLRGSGGNKVYNTVNQRSSYMENIGKSNVLQSAVDLGIYTSQYSSNLWLEDGSFVRLENVTAGYNFSFKDRFIESIRLSLTGNNLFLITNYSGIDPEINLSGSGDVNDYFGGDRGIYPRTRSISFGVNVKFK is encoded by the coding sequence TTGAAATTAACTACTCTACTTATTTTGGTCGCCATGTTTAATATCAAAGCAAGTACTTATGCTCAAAAAACTAAAGTTACTCTTGAATTGAACAATTCAACAATCGAAAAGGTTATTGAGACCATTGAACAAAAAACAGATTTCAGATTTATTTACAAAATGAATGATGTCGACTTAGATCGAACGGTTTCTATTTCTGTAAAAGAACAATCGATATATGTAGTTTTGGACAGAATTTTTAAAGGAACTCCAACAGAATTTAAAATTCGCGACACACAAATTATCCTTAAAAAGCCAGAATTAAAAACACAAAATATTGAGGACGAAAAGGAAACTATTTCTGGAATTGTTACTGACGAAAATGGTGCTCCGCTTCCTGGAGCTTCTATCATCGAAGAAGGCACAAAAAATAGTGTTGTAACCGATTTTGACGGTAAATTTAAACTTACTGTTGAAAGCAGTTCTTCTATTATTGCGGTAAGTTTTGTGGGTTATAAAACTAAAAAAGTTCCTGCTGGAAATGGCATTTTAAATATTCAATTGGAACCAGATGCTACTAACCTGCAAGAGGTAGTTTTAGTTGGTTATGGATCGGTTACTAAAAAAGATGTAACGGGTGCAGTTTCTACTATTAATGCTAAAGAGATGAATCAAGGTGCAATTGTAAATCCGTTGCAATTAATTTCTGGAAAAGCGGCGGGTGTCAATATTAACCAAATTGGTAGCGAACCTGGTTCTGGTCCAAGTGTACGTATTCGTGGAGTAAGTTCTTTAATTGGCGGAAGCGATCCTTTGGTTGTGGTAGATGGAATTCAGGGAAATTTAGATTTATTAAATTCGATTCCTCCAACAGAAATTGAATCGATCGATATTTTGAAAGATGCCTCGGCTACAGCCGTTTATGGATCTAGAGGAGCTGCTGGAGTAATTATCGTAAGAACTAAAACGAATAAAACAGGAAAAACAACTTTTGAATATGTAGGTTCTTCTTCTATCGATTTTATTCCAAAAAAATTAGATTTTCTAAATGCTGATCAATGGTGGACTGCAGCACAAAGTGTTGGAGTTCCTGCTTCTGCAAATCATGGCGCAAATACAGATTGGTACGGAATTTTAACACAAACAGGATTTACGCAAACGCATACACTTTCGTTTGGTGGAGGCAGTGAAAAATTTAGCAACCACGGATCTGTAAGTGCTATTTTGCAAGATGGTGTTGTGATTAACTCTAACAATAAAAAATACATTGCAAGATTACAAGCCACTCAAAAAGCGTTGGATGACAAATTAACTTTGACTTATAGTTTAACTAACGGAATTAGTAATACGGCCAGCAGTGTACAAAGTATTGGTAGAGTTAATCAGGTTTCAAACTTAATTTCTCAGGCTTATCAAATGCGTCCTACTGATCCTGTGTTTGAATCAGACGGAACAACTTATTATACAGATCCTAACCTATTTCAATATTTGAATCCTTATGCGGCTCAACAAGAAATTACTAATGAGGGAAAATATGATAATTTATTCGGAAGTCTTAAAGCTGATTTGGATATAGTTGATGGTTTACAAGCTGGCTGGTTTGGAAGCTGGAGAAAAGCAAATAATTCAATCGGTTTTTATAATCCAGCAAAATCTACTGATGCAAACGCAATTAACCAAAAAGGTTTTGGAAATATCAATAATACTCGTCAAGAAGAAAAATTAATGGATATTAGTTTGAATTACAAAAAAACATTTGGAGTTCACTCTATTAATGCTTTGGCCTTATACGAATGGCAGTACCAAAGCAAGCAAGAAAATTACTCTCAAGTAAGAGGTTTTATTAATGATTTAGCAACTTATAATAACCTTCAATTAGGTGACATTAGTAAAGCTCTTCCTGGTGATATTAAATCTTCTAAAGAAGATAGAACTCTAGCTTCTTTTTTGGCAAGAGTAAATTACTCTTTACTAGACCGTTATTTGGTTACAGCAAGTATCAGACGTGATGGATCTTCTGTCTTTGGAGAAAATAATAAATGGGGTAATTTTCCATCTGCTTCGGTCGCTTGGCAAATTGCAAAAGAATCATTTATGGCTAATCAATCTGTTGTTAATGATTTGAAACTACGTGTAGGTTATGGCGTTACCGGAAATCAGCAAGGGTTGAAACCTCTAAGTTCTCTTTCTTTGGTTGGTGCCTCTGGAACAACTTATTTTGGAGGTTCTCAAATTCCAAATTACAACATCACTCAAAATGGCAATCCAGATCTGAAATGGGAAACCAAAAAACAAACTAATATTGGTCTTGATTTTAGTTTAATTGACAGCCGATTGAGAGGTACAATTGATGTGTATACTGCAACAACAGATAATTTATTATTTGACTATACAGTACCTCAGCCTCCTTACCCACATGACAAAATTAAAGCCAACGTTGGTAGTATAAGAAACAAAGGTCTTGAGGTTGCTCTGGCGTATGATGTAATTCGTAATGAAAATACAACTTTTACTTTGGCAGGAAATGTTTCCTTTATGAGTAATGAGGTTCTTAACCTAAGCGGAAGTATCAATGGAGTAGCATTAAATACAGATTATGTAAGTTGGGGTGCACCGAATTCTTATTTGATAAAAGGACAACCAATTGGTACATTTAATATTTTACAACACCAAGGTAAAGATGCTGCTAACGCTGAAACGGTAGTAGACCAAAATGGTGATGGCGTTATTGACCAAGGCAGTATGAGTCTGGATCGTGTAATGCAAGGTTCTGCTTTACCAACTTATACTTTTGCTTTCAATCCAACTTTGAGATATAAAAAGTTTGACGCTTCTATATTACTAAGAGGATCAGGAGGGAATAAAGTTTATAACACTGTAAATCAACGTTCAAGTTATATGGAAAACATCGGAAAAAGCAATGTTTTACAAAGTGCTGTTGATTTAGGCATTTACACCTCGCAATATTCTTCAAATTTATGGTTGGAAGATGGTTCTTTTGTTCGTTTAGAAAACGTTACTGCAGGATACAATTTTAGCTTTAAAGATCGATTTATAGAGTCAATTAGACTTTCTCTTACTGGAAACAACCTATTCCTTATCACCAACTATTCGGGTATTGATCCTGAAATCAACTTAAGTGGTAGTGGTGACGTTAATGATTATTTTGGAGGAGACAGAGGAATTTATCCTCGTACCAGAAGCATTTCGTTTGGTGTAAACGTTAAATTTAAATAG
- a CDS encoding RagB/SusD family nutrient uptake outer membrane protein: MKIKNIFLAGSICFFALTGCTNVEENVYDQYPAKDFYGSPQGADIALASVYAQIPGNWNGVGYAGADMGWYDLNSMCADDQVIPHRNTGDWSTEFAILFKHQWLPTDEVVKNTWNWLYKSIFNANLAIQQLEDSKADASKIAEAKVLRAFFYYLLIDDFGSVPFYTDNNITVDKIPQASRQVVFDFVVSELKANVDLLPGTKGGEFYGRFNKWAGYTLLAKVYLNAGVLTGTPKWEECLAACNVVNGGGFSLHPALSDASSPLGNKYYELFGDTSPQDETILSIYTTVDVVGRNIFTVRSLIGPHANALFGYSGWNGSVVPKDFYLKYDDKDIRKKQFLLGPQPGNINYTLDITSLDNPGAGAQEGVRNVKFYPAGSMNGGGASNDFPIYRYADVILMTAECNVRLGNSGAAKPLVDAIRTRAGLGALASNPTLDDIFDERGRELNWEGHRREDMIRFDKFLLPNEFKGTSEEYRKIFPIPTSALNANPGLKQNPGY; the protein is encoded by the coding sequence ATGAAAATAAAAAATATATTTTTAGCAGGAAGCATTTGTTTCTTTGCTCTGACAGGTTGCACCAATGTTGAAGAAAACGTGTACGATCAATACCCTGCGAAAGATTTTTATGGATCTCCTCAAGGAGCTGACATAGCCTTAGCAAGTGTATATGCACAAATTCCTGGTAATTGGAATGGCGTTGGTTATGCTGGTGCCGATATGGGTTGGTATGACTTAAATTCCATGTGTGCTGATGATCAAGTTATTCCTCACAGAAATACAGGTGACTGGTCAACTGAATTTGCAATTTTGTTCAAACACCAATGGTTGCCAACAGACGAAGTAGTTAAAAATACATGGAACTGGCTTTACAAATCAATTTTCAATGCCAACCTTGCAATACAACAATTGGAAGACTCTAAAGCGGATGCATCAAAAATTGCTGAAGCTAAAGTTTTAAGAGCTTTTTTCTATTATTTATTAATTGATGATTTTGGAAGTGTTCCTTTTTACACAGATAACAATATTACTGTTGACAAAATTCCACAAGCAAGTCGTCAGGTCGTATTTGATTTTGTAGTATCAGAATTAAAAGCCAATGTTGATTTACTGCCAGGTACTAAAGGTGGTGAATTTTACGGAAGATTCAACAAATGGGCTGGATACACTTTGCTTGCTAAAGTATACTTGAATGCAGGTGTTTTAACTGGAACTCCAAAATGGGAAGAATGTCTAGCAGCTTGTAATGTTGTAAATGGCGGAGGATTTTCATTGCACCCTGCACTTTCAGATGCTTCAAGTCCGCTAGGAAATAAATACTACGAATTGTTTGGAGATACAAGTCCTCAAGATGAAACGATTTTATCTATTTATACTACTGTAGATGTTGTAGGTCGTAATATTTTTACAGTACGCAGTTTGATTGGACCACATGCTAATGCTCTATTTGGTTACAGTGGCTGGAACGGATCTGTTGTTCCAAAAGATTTTTACCTAAAGTATGACGATAAAGATATTCGTAAAAAACAATTCCTGTTAGGGCCACAACCAGGTAACATAAATTATACATTAGACATCACTTCATTAGATAATCCTGGAGCGGGCGCTCAAGAAGGTGTTAGAAATGTTAAATTTTATCCTGCAGGTTCAATGAATGGTGGCGGAGCTTCAAATGATTTTCCAATTTATAGATATGCTGATGTTATATTAATGACAGCCGAATGTAATGTTCGTCTAGGCAATTCTGGAGCCGCTAAACCTTTGGTTGATGCTATTAGAACTCGTGCTGGTCTTGGTGCTTTAGCTTCAAACCCTACTCTTGATGATATTTTTGATGAAAGAGGACGTGAGTTAAACTGGGAAGGACATCGTAGAGAAGATATGATTCGTTTTGATAAGTTTTTGTTGCCAAATGAATTCAAAGGCACTTCAGAAGAATATAGAAAAATATTCCCTATTCCAACTTCAGCTTTAAATGCAAATCCAGGACTAAAACAAAATCCAGGTTACTAA